Part of the Nitrosopumilus piranensis genome is shown below.
AACTTAATGCATATTGAGTACGAAGAATTTGATTCAATTGAAGATATTTTTATGTACTTGGCATCAGCTGCACCACCAATGAAAAATACAATGCCGATTAACTCCTACAAGGATTATGTTATGTCATTTATTCCACTTAGTCCTTCTACTGGAGAAACATATCTTATGTTGTATGTCAAAGGAACCCTTGAACCTGGAATATATGAGTTTGATGTATCTTCAAAATCATATAAAAAAGTTGGCAATATTGAGAGAGCAGACAAAGTTTACTTTATCTCATTAACACCAAAACGAAATACCATAGCAGATGTTGCTATAGAAAATCTATAATTTCTTTGTTTGAATTTTTGGAGCAGATACTGATCTGCTTCTAGCATACTTGTCAATTATCTCATCAGGGGTTCTTCCATTGAATAGATCCTTACACAATCCTCTTAGATATCTCATAATTGCCCACGTTCCTGCTTTTAGAATTCCATACATGAAAACTTTCATTGGTGGTCCATAAGTCTTGTTTCTAAGAATGATTGGAATGATGTCGTTGATTACACGTAGATTGTTTTCCCAGCATTTCCAAAACAAGGTAAACTGTGCTTCATTCAAATTTCCAAAGTGCATTGAATTCTTTTCACTAAAGTCCTGATACAATAATGGTGCAACTAATCCTCTAAAGTCCATCTCTCTAAAGTCACTCATCATATCAATTGTATACTGGATATCGTCAGGCGTTTCATCAGGCCAACCAATAATGATTGTAGCAGCTGGGAACCAATGGTTTTCATTGAGAATTTTTGCCCCTTCTCTAACAACGCTGCCCCATTCATCAGTAGAAAATGGTCTTGTTTTAACACCTAAGTGCTTCTTTACCATATCTGGTGCAACTGTCTCAATTCCTAGATTAGTTGCAAGCCATCTTCCTGATTGATCCTGTCCATTAACATGTGAAATCTGTTGCATCAATGTAGGGTCTGCGGCAACTGCTGAAAATGTCATGTGTGTTGTTCCAATAAAGTTTGCGCCAAGTCCTTTTAGTGACTTCCACAAATCTGTAATGGCATCTCTGTTAGGAACAAAATCCCTGTTATCACATCCATATAGCAACATCTCATCAGAGTGCAACCAAATTGAATCAAAACCATAATCTAAATTGATTTTTGCCTCATGCTGTAATCTTTCTATTGGCAGATCTTTCTTTGATCTTTTATTCACATCACAAAAATCACAACCTCTTCCACATCCTCTCATTGCCTCAATCAAAGAATTGATTGTAGGTCCTTCAATTGTTGGAATGTTTTCAAGGTTTCTTACAA
Proteins encoded:
- a CDS encoding B12-binding domain-containing radical SAM protein, giving the protein MAGKRVVLTADRSLMTNYRGNFLYGFIACGPYEVLPEWVFDKVFCPSVETDPITGEAKVAQIGLRRIESSLIQGGYKRDDVFIGHPDMLHKSIGPDTKVVGINVMDPLGMAPVTTTMSPEKLSYVAMKFKKMCASIIQLKKKYDFKVVVGGNGAWELAKSDRMKIHGIDTVVVGEADELAVDLFQDLEKNDAPELMHCFVRNLENIPTIEGPTINSLIEAMRGCGRGCDFCDVNKRSKKDLPIERLQHEAKINLDYGFDSIWLHSDEMLLYGCDNRDFVPNRDAITDLWKSLKGLGANFIGTTHMTFSAVAADPTLMQQISHVNGQDQSGRWLATNLGIETVAPDMVKKHLGVKTRPFSTDEWGSVVREGAKILNENHWFPAATIIIGWPDETPDDIQYTIDMMSDFREMDFRGLVAPLLYQDFSEKNSMHFGNLNEAQFTLFWKCWENNLRVINDIIPIILRNKTYGPPMKVFMYGILKAGTWAIMRYLRGLCKDLFNGRTPDEIIDKYARSRSVSAPKIQTKKL